In Kitasatospora sp. NBC_00240, the following are encoded in one genomic region:
- a CDS encoding NADP-dependent malic enzyme, translating to MAAEIIHPNTQDTVDPVDAVFALHRGGKMEVRATVPVRDADDLSLAYTPGVARVCTAIAEQPELVNDYTWKSNVVAVVTDGTAVLGLGDIGPEASLPVMEGKAILFKQFGGVDAVPIALACTDVDEIVETVVRMAPSFGGVNLEDISAPRCFEIERRLQDALDIPIFHDDQHGTAIVSTAALWNAAKVTGREIGDLRAVISGAGAAGIAIAKMLVAAGIGDVSVCDRRGVVHEGRGDLTDVKAEIAAVTNRAGLKGSLADALNGADVFIGVSGGTVPEEAVATMAKGCFIFAMANPTPEIHPEVAHKYAAVVATGRSDFPNQINNVLAFPGIFAGALQVRATRITEGMKLAAAQALAGVVADELTAQKVIPSPFDERVAPAVTKAVAEAARREGVARR from the coding sequence GTGGCAGCGGAGATCATCCACCCCAACACCCAGGACACCGTCGACCCCGTCGACGCCGTTTTCGCGCTCCACCGCGGCGGCAAGATGGAGGTCAGGGCAACGGTGCCGGTGCGCGACGCGGACGATCTGTCCCTCGCCTACACCCCGGGTGTCGCCCGGGTCTGCACGGCCATCGCGGAGCAGCCCGAGCTGGTCAACGACTACACCTGGAAGTCCAACGTGGTCGCGGTCGTCACCGACGGCACCGCGGTGCTCGGGCTCGGCGACATCGGCCCCGAGGCCTCGCTCCCCGTGATGGAGGGCAAGGCCATCCTGTTCAAGCAGTTCGGCGGCGTCGACGCCGTGCCGATCGCGCTGGCCTGCACCGACGTGGACGAGATCGTCGAGACCGTGGTCCGGATGGCGCCCTCCTTCGGCGGCGTCAACCTGGAGGACATCTCCGCCCCCCGCTGCTTCGAGATCGAGCGCCGGCTCCAGGACGCCCTGGACATCCCGATCTTCCACGACGACCAGCACGGCACCGCGATCGTCTCCACCGCCGCCCTGTGGAACGCCGCCAAGGTGACCGGCCGCGAGATCGGCGACCTGCGGGCCGTCATCTCCGGCGCCGGCGCGGCCGGCATCGCCATCGCCAAGATGCTGGTGGCCGCCGGCATCGGCGACGTCTCCGTCTGCGACCGCCGCGGCGTCGTCCACGAGGGCCGGGGCGACCTGACCGACGTCAAGGCCGAGATCGCCGCCGTCACCAACAGGGCCGGTCTCAAGGGCTCGCTCGCCGACGCGCTGAACGGCGCCGACGTCTTCATCGGCGTCTCCGGCGGCACCGTGCCTGAGGAGGCCGTCGCCACCATGGCGAAGGGCTGCTTCATCTTCGCGATGGCCAACCCCACCCCGGAGATCCACCCGGAGGTCGCGCACAAGTACGCCGCCGTGGTCGCCACCGGCCGCAGCGACTTCCCGAACCAGATCAACAACGTGCTGGCCTTCCCCGGCATCTTCGCCGGCGCGCTCCAGGTGCGGGCCACCCGGATCACCGAGGGCATGAAGCTGGCCGCCGCCCAGGCGCTGGCCGGCGTCGTCGCCGACGAGCTGACGGCGCAGAAGGTCATCCCGTCGCCGTTCGACGAGCGGGTCGCCCCGGCCGTCACCAAGGCGGTGGCCGAGGCCGCCCGGCGCGAGGGCGTCGCCCGCCGCTAG
- a CDS encoding ABC transporter substrate-binding protein, which yields MHHLSCLLPGRRALPAAAALTTASALLLTGCGSSDAPKSAADEVKASVPKAQRTAGVLRIGSDLNYAPVEFRGADGKPDGLDPDLANALGKVLDLRIEIVDTPFDKLIPGLNGKQFDVAMSAISDTPQRRDALGEDGKPTGQPGVDFVDYFIAGTSIIVQKGNPKGIRTLDDLCGRTVAVQRGTTQDEIIGRQVAACGRQGKPLQVHRFDSDSQALAEVAAGTAVAGFNDFPVAAYAAKTTDDGNRFEVTGAQSQSSPYGIAVNKSDTALRDAVAKGLDQLIRSGEYDKILAKWNVTAGAAQAAAVNGGL from the coding sequence TTGCACCACCTCTCCTGCCTGCTCCCCGGCCGCCGGGCCCTGCCGGCCGCCGCCGCCCTGACCACCGCCTCGGCCCTGCTGCTCACCGGCTGCGGCAGCTCGGACGCCCCGAAGAGCGCCGCCGACGAGGTGAAGGCCTCCGTCCCCAAGGCCCAGCGCACCGCCGGGGTGCTGCGGATCGGCTCGGACCTGAACTACGCGCCGGTGGAGTTCCGCGGCGCGGACGGCAAGCCGGACGGTCTGGACCCGGATCTGGCCAACGCGCTCGGAAAGGTCCTCGACCTGCGGATCGAGATCGTCGACACGCCGTTCGACAAGCTGATACCGGGCCTCAACGGCAAGCAGTTCGACGTGGCGATGTCCGCGATCAGCGACACGCCGCAGCGCCGTGACGCGCTCGGCGAGGACGGCAAGCCGACCGGACAGCCGGGCGTCGACTTCGTGGACTACTTCATCGCCGGCACCTCGATCATCGTGCAGAAGGGCAACCCGAAGGGGATCCGGACGCTGGACGACCTCTGCGGCCGCACGGTCGCGGTGCAGCGTGGCACCACCCAGGACGAGATCATCGGCCGCCAGGTCGCCGCCTGCGGCCGGCAGGGCAAGCCGCTGCAGGTGCACCGCTTCGACAGCGACAGCCAGGCCCTCGCCGAGGTGGCGGCCGGCACGGCGGTGGCCGGTTTCAACGACTTCCCGGTGGCGGCGTACGCGGCCAAGACCACCGACGACGGGAACCGGTTCGAGGTGACGGGCGCGCAGTCGCAGTCCAGCCCGTACGGGATCGCGGTGAACAAGAGCGACACGGCGCTGCGCGACGCGGTGGCGAAGGGGCTGGACCAGCTGATCCGCAGCGGCGAGTACGACAAGATCCTCGCGAAGTGGAACGTCACCGCGGGTGCCGCGCAGGCGGCGGCGGTCAACGGGGGGCTGTGA
- a CDS encoding ABC transporter substrate-binding protein — protein MTARTPRTRLLAACAVLASATLALTACGSSSDSTSGSGSTGASAGATVKAVTADPALAALVPADIKSGGKLVVGSDASYAPNEFQDDKGTIVGMDVDLANAIAAKLGLKAEVQNAGFTAIIPGIGANKYQLGMSSFTDTKEREQTVDMVTYFTAGTASAVKKGNPDKISADDLCGKKIAVQTGTTQADAIVDVINPACVKAGKPTVPNDGDKFDLQTDVTNAVVSGRDQVMMADSPVIDYALKQTGGQLEKLGATTDSAPYGIALAKGSALTPAVQKAVQALMDDGTYKEILQKWGVDAGAIDKAQLNGATS, from the coding sequence ATGACCGCTCGTACCCCGCGCACCCGCCTTCTCGCGGCCTGCGCCGTCCTCGCCTCCGCCACGCTCGCCCTGACCGCCTGCGGCAGCAGCAGCGACTCCACCTCGGGCTCCGGCTCCACCGGTGCGAGCGCGGGCGCCACGGTCAAGGCCGTCACGGCCGACCCCGCCCTGGCGGCACTCGTCCCGGCCGACATCAAGTCGGGCGGCAAGCTGGTCGTCGGCTCCGACGCCTCCTACGCCCCGAACGAGTTCCAGGACGACAAGGGCACCATCGTCGGCATGGACGTCGACCTGGCCAACGCCATCGCCGCGAAGCTCGGCCTCAAGGCCGAGGTCCAGAACGCCGGCTTCACCGCGATCATCCCGGGCATCGGCGCGAACAAGTACCAGCTCGGCATGAGCTCCTTCACGGACACCAAGGAGCGCGAGCAGACCGTCGACATGGTCACCTACTTCACCGCGGGCACCGCCTCCGCGGTCAAGAAGGGCAACCCGGACAAGATCTCCGCCGACGACCTCTGCGGCAAGAAGATCGCCGTCCAGACCGGCACCACCCAGGCGGACGCGATCGTCGACGTCATCAACCCGGCGTGCGTGAAGGCCGGCAAGCCGACCGTCCCGAACGACGGCGACAAGTTCGACCTGCAGACGGACGTCACCAACGCCGTCGTCTCCGGCCGCGACCAGGTCATGATGGCGGACTCCCCGGTCATCGACTACGCCCTCAAGCAGACCGGCGGCCAGCTGGAGAAGCTCGGTGCCACCACCGACTCCGCGCCGTACGGCATCGCGCTCGCCAAGGGCTCGGCGCTCACCCCGGCCGTCCAGAAGGCCGTCCAGGCGCTGATGGACGACGGCACGTACAAGGAGATCCTGCAGAAGTGGGGTGTCGACGCCGGCGCGATCGACAAGGCTCAGCTCAACGGTGCCACCAGCTGA
- a CDS encoding amino acid ABC transporter permease, whose translation MNSLHKGPAAPGRPDVIKAVPVRHPGRWVGAAVILLLTAMLIHAIVTVPAFKWDLVGHYLFDDRILHGLVVTLELTALAMVMGVVGGILLAVMRLSPNPLLSGTAWVYIWVFRGTPVLVQLVFWNFLGVLWAELSIGIPFGPAFWSEQTNVLIPTFVAALLGLGLNEAAYMAEIVRGGIQSVDEGQLEASQALGMNRFDAMRRIILPQAMRVIIPPTGNETISMLKTTSLVSVIALEELFRAGQNIYSRNFQSIPLLIVVSLWYLFLTSILTVGQYYIERHYARGSNRSLPPTPLQRMSGLFRGMKSAPAAKPANAGVHGGGGEGGGAA comes from the coding sequence GTGAACTCTCTCCACAAGGGGCCGGCTGCCCCGGGACGGCCTGATGTCATCAAGGCCGTCCCGGTCCGCCACCCCGGACGCTGGGTCGGAGCCGCAGTCATCCTGCTGCTCACGGCCATGCTGATCCACGCCATCGTGACCGTCCCCGCCTTCAAGTGGGATCTCGTCGGGCACTACCTCTTCGACGACCGCATCCTGCACGGCCTGGTGGTCACGCTGGAGCTGACCGCGCTCGCCATGGTGATGGGCGTGGTCGGCGGCATCCTGCTCGCGGTGATGCGGCTCTCGCCGAACCCGCTGCTCTCCGGCACGGCCTGGGTCTACATCTGGGTGTTCCGCGGGACACCGGTGCTCGTCCAGCTGGTGTTCTGGAACTTCCTCGGCGTGCTCTGGGCCGAGCTGTCGATCGGCATCCCGTTCGGCCCGGCGTTCTGGTCGGAGCAGACCAACGTCCTGATCCCGACCTTCGTCGCCGCCCTGCTGGGCCTCGGCCTGAACGAGGCCGCCTACATGGCGGAGATCGTCCGCGGCGGCATCCAGTCGGTGGACGAGGGGCAGCTGGAAGCGTCCCAGGCCCTGGGCATGAACCGGTTCGACGCGATGCGCCGGATCATCCTGCCGCAGGCCATGCGAGTGATCATCCCGCCGACCGGCAACGAGACCATCTCGATGCTGAAGACCACCTCCCTGGTCAGCGTCATCGCCCTGGAAGAACTCTTCCGGGCCGGACAGAACATCTACTCGCGCAACTTCCAGAGCATCCCGCTGCTGATCGTGGTCAGCCTCTGGTACCTGTTCCTCACCTCGATCCTCACCGTGGGCCAGTACTACATCGAGCGGCACTACGCCCGCGGTTCCAACCGCTCGCTGCCGCCGACACCGCTGCAGCGGATGAGCGGACTGTTCCGGGGTATGAAGTCGGCACCGGCCGCGAAGCCTGCGAACGCGGGCGTCCACGGCGGCGGCGGCGAAGGCGGAGGTGCGGCATGA
- a CDS encoding amino acid ABC transporter ATP-binding protein codes for MTDLTKTPAETVPAGPMVKAEAVHKSYGLVEVLKGIDLEVKQGEVFCLVGPSGSGKSTFLRCINHLEKVNGGRLWVDGELVGYRQKGDKLYELKDREVAMKRRDIGMVFQRFNLFPHMTAIENVIEAPVQVKGESRGDARERAMALLERVGLADKAKNYPSQLSGGQQQRVAIARALAMKPKLMLFDEPTSALDPELVGDVLDVMRGLAEEGMTMIVVTHEMGFAREVGDALVFMDGGVVVESGNPREVLTNPQHERTRAFLSKVL; via the coding sequence ATGACCGATCTGACGAAGACCCCCGCCGAGACCGTGCCCGCCGGCCCGATGGTGAAGGCCGAGGCCGTCCACAAGTCGTACGGCCTGGTCGAGGTGCTCAAGGGCATCGACCTGGAGGTCAAGCAGGGCGAGGTGTTCTGCCTGGTCGGGCCGTCCGGCTCGGGCAAGTCGACCTTCCTGCGGTGCATCAACCACCTGGAGAAGGTCAACGGCGGACGCCTCTGGGTGGACGGCGAGCTGGTGGGCTACCGCCAGAAGGGCGACAAGCTCTACGAGCTCAAGGACCGCGAGGTCGCCATGAAGCGCCGGGACATCGGCATGGTCTTCCAGCGCTTCAACCTGTTCCCGCACATGACCGCGATCGAGAACGTCATCGAGGCGCCGGTCCAGGTCAAGGGCGAGAGCAGGGGCGATGCCCGGGAGCGGGCGATGGCCCTGCTGGAGCGGGTCGGACTGGCCGACAAGGCCAAGAACTACCCGTCCCAGCTCTCCGGCGGCCAGCAGCAGCGGGTGGCGATCGCCCGTGCGCTGGCGATGAAGCCGAAGCTGATGCTCTTCGACGAGCCCACCTCCGCGCTCGACCCCGAGCTGGTCGGCGACGTCCTGGACGTCATGCGCGGCCTGGCCGAGGAGGGCATGACGATGATCGTCGTCACCCACGAGATGGGCTTCGCCCGCGAGGTCGGCGACGCGCTGGTCTTCATGGACGGCGGCGTGGTCGTCGAGTCCGGCAACCCGCGCGAGGTGCTCACCAACCCGCAGCACGAGCGGACCAGGGCGTTCCTCTCCAAGGTGCTCTGA
- a CDS encoding CGNR zinc finger domain-containing protein produces the protein MELASYADFAVRLVNSEQPWRGTDQLTSVDAVRSLFGSPSRAASLADESDLPRLRAARTRLRGVFEAAAEGDEVRGVDLLNSLMIEYPVSPLVSGHDYLDENGRPRWHLHLADNAPTAAANYTAVACMGLAIHLTELGADRLGICQAAPCRNSYLDTSTNRSRRYCSDRCATRANVAAYRARKRQEALEATAAQA, from the coding sequence GTGGAGCTCGCCTCGTACGCCGACTTCGCCGTCCGGCTCGTCAACAGCGAGCAGCCCTGGCGCGGCACCGACCAGCTGACGTCGGTGGACGCCGTACGGAGCCTGTTCGGCAGCCCGTCCCGGGCCGCCTCGCTCGCCGACGAGTCCGACCTGCCCCGGCTGCGGGCCGCCCGGACCAGGCTGCGCGGGGTCTTCGAGGCCGCCGCCGAGGGCGACGAGGTACGCGGCGTCGACCTGCTGAACAGCCTGATGATCGAGTACCCGGTCAGCCCGCTGGTCTCCGGGCACGACTACCTGGACGAGAACGGCCGCCCGCGCTGGCACCTGCACCTCGCCGACAACGCGCCCACCGCAGCCGCCAACTACACCGCGGTGGCCTGCATGGGCCTGGCCATCCACCTGACCGAGCTCGGCGCCGACCGGCTCGGCATCTGCCAGGCCGCACCCTGCCGCAACTCCTACCTGGACACCTCCACCAACCGCTCGCGCCGCTACTGCTCCGACCGCTGCGCCACCCGCGCCAACGTCGCCGCGTACCGGGCCCGCAAGCGCCAGGAGGCCCTGGAGGCGACGGCCGCCCAGGCCTGA
- the sodX gene encoding nickel-type superoxide dismutase maturation protease → MEEPAGGVPGGGLLPFGVVDVAGPSMVPTLYDGDLVVVRYGARIRPGAVVLFRHPLQQDLRLVKRADGRRLGGWWLLSDNRPVDSDSRQFGAVPDELVLGRVLLRVRPGPAWLAPARWLERALLAGPLARVPGLARRFGVWLSPEL, encoded by the coding sequence ATGGAGGAGCCGGCGGGTGGTGTGCCGGGTGGCGGTCTGCTGCCGTTCGGCGTGGTCGACGTGGCAGGGCCGTCGATGGTGCCGACGCTGTACGACGGGGACCTGGTGGTGGTCCGGTACGGGGCACGGATCAGGCCGGGGGCGGTGGTGCTCTTCCGGCACCCGCTGCAGCAGGACCTGCGCCTGGTGAAGCGCGCCGACGGACGGCGGCTGGGCGGCTGGTGGCTGCTCTCGGACAACCGTCCGGTGGACAGTGACAGCCGTCAGTTCGGTGCGGTGCCGGACGAGTTGGTGCTCGGCCGGGTGCTGCTGCGGGTGCGTCCCGGGCCGGCCTGGCTGGCGCCGGCGCGGTGGCTGGAGCGGGCGCTGCTGGCCGGGCCGCTGGCCCGGGTGCCGGGGCTGGCCCGGCGGTTCGGGGTCTGGCTGAGCCCGGAGCTGTAG
- the sodN gene encoding superoxide dismutase, Ni, whose product MFSRLFAPRATAQAHCDLPCGVYDPAQARIEAESVKATQEKYLANEDAHFRARAIIIKEQRAEAVKHHISVLWSDYFKAPHFEKYPQLHQLINDTLKAASATKASTDPATGQALLDLIAEVDKIFWETKQA is encoded by the coding sequence ATGTTCTCTCGTCTGTTTGCACCTCGCGCCACCGCCCAGGCCCACTGCGACCTGCCCTGCGGCGTTTACGACCCGGCCCAGGCCCGGATCGAGGCCGAGTCCGTGAAGGCCACCCAGGAGAAGTACCTGGCCAACGAGGACGCGCACTTCCGCGCTCGCGCCATCATCATCAAGGAGCAGCGCGCCGAGGCCGTCAAGCACCACATCTCGGTGCTCTGGAGCGACTACTTCAAGGCCCCGCACTTCGAGAAGTACCCGCAGCTGCACCAGCTCATCAACGACACCCTGAAGGCCGCCTCGGCCACCAAGGCGTCGACGGACCCGGCCACCGGCCAGGCCCTGCTGGACCTCATCGCCGAGGTCGACAAGATCTTCTGGGAGACCAAGCAGGCCTGA